The DNA segment TAGGCAAATCAAACACCTTTTATGCTGTGAAACCGCAAGTTTTCTGGTACCAGTGGTTATAGAGCCATAGATGCAGGGTCCACCATTGCCACCTTCAAGCTGTTTAATCCAGACCGCTTCATTTAATTTAGTATTCTTAGCGGACGGTAGCTTTTATCGCCAAGAGTACTAAAGGCAACATCGATCCAAAACCAAACAGGTTCATTGAGAAAATACGGATCTATGTGGCAAAACAAAATAGCGCCGGTTCATGATCGCGACAGCTAGTTACCAACGGTACGCTGAACAACGTCCCTCTTGCCTTTGATTTCCAAGCCACCACCCCCTGTGAGGTTGAGGTAGTGGAAGCGATGGCGCCCTATTGGAATAAACATTGGGGAAACCCCTCCAGCCGCCAGCACCACCAAGGCCTCATCGCTTCTGCTGCAATCAAGCTGGCTCGGCGCCAAATCGCGGAAGCCATGGCCGTCACACCCGAACGGGTTGTATTCACCAGTGGCGCCACTGAAGCCAATAACTTGGCCTTGCTTGGTCATGCCCGTACTTACGGAAGTGGCCATTTAATTAGCGTGAACACTGAACATCACGCCGTTTTGGATCCGCTCGCCCAACTGCAGCGAGAAGGCTTCCAGGTAACACTGTTGCAACCGCAACCTGATGGTTTAATTACCCCATCTCAATTAGAGAGAGCAATCACGTCGGATACGCGACTCGTAAGTGTGATGGCTGCCAACAATGAGATTGGAGTGTTACAGCCTCTGGCAGAACTAGCAGCAATTTGCCAAGCTCGAAATATCACTATTCACAGTGACGCAGCCCAAGCTTTTGGACACATCCCATTGGGACCCGACGTCCTAGGGCTAGATCTGATCAGTATTAGCGCTCATAAACTTTATGGTCCCAAGGGCGTCGGTGCTCTGATCATCCGAGAAGGCATAAACTTGCAACCACTGCAATGGGGAGGCGGCCAAGAGGGGGGTCTACGGGCAGGCACGCTGCCCACTGCCCTTATCGTTGGCTTCGCAACAGCCGTGCAGCAGGCAATGGCAGATCGGGAGGAAAGGTGGAAACGCCTTGCTTGTCTGCGAGATCGGCTCTGGAGAGGGCTGCAACAAAAGATCCCTGGGCTACAGCTCAACGGCGCCGCTTATCCACGTCTAGCCCACAACCTCAATATTACCATTCCTAGGGTGAGCGGTAGTCGCTTGTATCGAGATTTACGACCCTACCTTACTTGCAGTAGCGGATCTGCTTGCAGCAAAGGTGCTCCCTCCCACGTACTCCAAGCTATCGGTCGCTCTCGCTCCGAAGCAAACTCCTCTCTGCGGCTTAGTCTGGGCCGCTATAGCACTGCTAACGATGTAGAACAAGCAATCGTATCGATTGTGGAGGCTGTTGCTATGCAACAAATGTAGTCTTCCCACGATACCCAGTTATTGCTTAGCACTGCCGCCCAGAACGGACGCTTTCAGCTGGGATTCTTTATTGGTACCCAATCCAGCTATCAGCCAACTAGTGGCTTTGTTTTTAATGACTTCATGCTAGAAGCGTCTGTTAAATGCACCGGTGAACCTTCGAGATGTTATTGATCTAATTCCTGGGTTATGGATCGTTTTCAACGGTAAAGATTCATGTTATTATAGGCCTTCTCAGCATGCGCCGGACGTCCTTTATTAGGGTCTCTTCAGCCAGTAATAGATCACGCTTATATTGCCATTATGTAATTGTTTTTCAGCTTCCCTTTGCTGACTCACTGCTACTGCTGTCGATACTTAAGAGATTATTGATTACGATAATCAACTTGGCTTGCACGGTGAATTCATGAATGTACGGTGCATATAGATCTGTTAGTGACATGAATTGACCATAGTGAGTGAACATCAATCACTTGACACTGGTTGTAACTAAATGCTTATAGCCTGTTGCGTATCTTCACCTCAGTCGGATTGGAGT comes from the Synechococcus sp. M16CYN genome and includes:
- a CDS encoding cysteine desulfurase family protein, with product MAPYWNKHWGNPSSRQHHQGLIASAAIKLARRQIAEAMAVTPERVVFTSGATEANNLALLGHARTYGSGHLISVNTEHHAVLDPLAQLQREGFQVTLLQPQPDGLITPSQLERAITSDTRLVSVMAANNEIGVLQPLAELAAICQARNITIHSDAAQAFGHIPLGPDVLGLDLISISAHKLYGPKGVGALIIREGINLQPLQWGGGQEGGLRAGTLPTALIVGFATAVQQAMADREERWKRLACLRDRLWRGLQQKIPGLQLNGAAYPRLAHNLNITIPRVSGSRLYRDLRPYLTCSSGSACSKGAPSHVLQAIGRSRSEANSSLRLSLGRYSTANDVEQAIVSIVEAVAMQQM